The following coding sequences lie in one Zingiber officinale cultivar Zhangliang chromosome 2B, Zo_v1.1, whole genome shotgun sequence genomic window:
- the LOC122047921 gene encoding flavin-containing monooxygenase FMO GS-OX-like 8, whose protein sequence is MTMAVETLQSSKHVCVIGAGASGLVSARELLREGHSVVVLEQNHDLGGQWLYQDVGAGAAATVHSSVYASLRLNAPRASMEFTDFMFAPVEGRDARDFPGHRELFLYLKDFARCFGLTELIRFNTEVVHVGMAAETGKWIVRSRDMRTDEGGEFVEEIFDAVVVATGHFSLPRLPKIRGMEEWKRKQLHCHVYRIPDPFQDEVVVVVGGAISGPEIALELVHVAKEVHISTKQVEIPEKLVMPVAKYAHLLWHQEIELLCEDGTVVFADGSSVVADTILYCTGYSYSFPFLDTKGVIHVDEKRIGPLYEHTFPPSLAPSLSFVGIPNKFIIFRFFESQARWIAQVLSGKRKLPSADEMMKAIEEVEHPQELEEPKSIIQIIAEILEYYDRYGDHCDFPHLEDWRKEIIMKCVENCLNNCETFRDE, encoded by the exons ATGACAATGGCTGTCGAGACATTGCAGTCGTCCAAGCACGTCTGCGTCATCGGCGCTGGGGCCTCCGGCCTCGTCTCGGCCCGTGAGCTCCTCAGGGAGGGACATTCTGTTGTCGTTCTGGAGCAGAACCACGACCTCGGCGGCCAGTGGCTCTACCAAGACGTCGGCGCCGGCGCCGCCGCCACAGTCCACAGTAGCGTCTACGCCTCCTTGCGCCTCAACGCGCCCAGAGCATCTATGGAGTTCACCGATTTCATGTTCGCTCCCGTCGAAGGAAGAGACGCCAGGGACTTCCCCGGCCACCGCGAGCTCTTCCTCTACCTCAAAGACTTCGCCCGGTGTTTCGGGTTGACCGAGCTCATCAGGTTCAACACGGAAGTAGTCCACGTCGGCATGGCGGCAGAAACTGGCAAATGGATTGTGAGATCAAGGGACATGAGAACTGATGAGGGTGGTGAGTTCGTGGAAGAGATCTTTGATGCGGTTGTCGTCGCCACTGGCCATTTCTCCCTGCCCAGGCTTCCAAAAATCAGGG GAATGGAGGAGTGGAAGAGGAAGCAGCTTCACTGCCATGTCTACAGAATCCCAGATCCATTCCAAGATGAG GTGGTGGTGGTCGTTGGTGGTGCAATCAGTGGACCAGAGATTGCTCTGGAGCTTGTTCATGTAGCCAAGGAAGTCCATATAAGTACTAAACAAGTCGAAATCCCTGAGAAACTAGTGATGCCTGTGGCCAAGTATGCACATCTGCTCTGGCACCAAGAG ATTGAGTTGCTTTGTGAAGATGGAACTGTTGTATTTGCTGATGGTTCAAGTGTAGTCGCCGATACGATTCTCTACTGTACTGG GTATTCATATTCATTTCCATTCCTGGACACCAAAGGAGTCATCCATGTGGATGAGAAAAGAATTGGACCTTTGTATGAACACACATTTCCTCCCTCCCTTGCGCCGTCCCTTTCTTTTGTTGGGATTCCAAACAAG TTTATCATCTTTCGATTTTTTGAGTCACAAGCGAGATGGATAGCTCAGGTGCTCTCTGGGAAGAGGAAGCTGCCGTCGGCAGATGAGATGATGAAGGCAATCGAAGAAGTCGAGCACCCTCAAGAGCTTGAAGAACCAAAAAGTATCATACAAATAATTGCTGAAATATTGGAG TATTATGATAGATACGGCGATCATTGTGATTTTC